The following proteins are co-located in the Dromiciops gliroides isolate mDroGli1 chromosome 2, mDroGli1.pri, whole genome shotgun sequence genome:
- the LOC122742382 gene encoding zinc finger protein 850-like isoform X2, with product MLEQEGRKRRCPGKIRLEIKEAPAQTSFSVEETQQQRCMNNGPSDFAGREICAVKEGIHPGEVTFECNQCGKTFLSRFRLVNHQRIHTGEVNIECNQCGKTFLSRFSLVNHQRIHTGEKPFECNQCGKSFTWKSLLVIHQRIHTGEKPFECNHCGKTFPMRSKLVKHQRIHTGEKPYECNQCRKTFRNRENLTEHQRIHTGEKPYVCSQCGKAFRMRHIFTKHQRMHSGEKPYECNQCGKICKWKSELVRHQSSHTGEKAFECNQCGKSFKWKPSLVRHQRIHTGEKPYQCNQCGKAFTIRYMFIEHQRTHSGEKPHECNLCGKAFIWRSALFRHQRIHTGEKPYECIQCGKTFTYKTNLLNHQTIHAGEKPYECNQCGKTFRMRKLFTEHQKIHTGERPHECNQCAKTFISRSTLFRHQRIHTGEKPHECNQCGKTFMTKSELFKHQRVHTGEKPYECNQCGKTFSNKENLTEHQRNHTGERAFECNHCGKTFTWMSRLVRHQRIHTGEKPFECNKCGKTFTWKSSLVKHQGIHTGEKPYECNQCGKAFRIRQAFTAHQTIHTGEKPYQCNQCGKAFRIRRMFNEHQRIHSREKIHECNQCGKTFTWRSQLVTHQRIHTGEKPYECNHCGKTFISRSQLVTHQRIHTGEKPYECIQCGKAFTIKSNLLNHQTIHSGEKPYECNQCGKTFRIRQNFTEHQRIHTGEKPFECNQCGKTFAWKFLLVTHQRIHTGEKPYECDQCGKTFAWKSSLVKHQRTHTGEKVSECN from the coding sequence gAAAGATCAGGCTTGAAATAAAAGAGGCTCCTGCACAGACAAGCTTTTCTGTGGAAGAAACTCAGCAGCAAAGATGCATGAATAATGGTCCCTCTGACTTTGCTGGGAGAGAAATCTGTGCTGTAAAGGAGGGAATCCACCCTGGGGAGGTaacttttgaatgtaatcagtgtggaaagactttcctATCTAGGTTCCGTCTTGTtaaccatcagagaatccacactggagaggtAAAtattgaatgtaatcagtgtggaaagactttcctATCTAGGTTCAGTCTTGTtaaccatcagagaatccacactggagagaaaccttttgaatgtaatcaatgtggaaagagtTTCACATGGAAGTCCCTTCTTGTtatacatcagagaatccacactggagagaaaccttttgaatgtaatcactGTGGAAAGACTTTCCCAATGAGGTCCAAGCTcgttaaacatcagagaatccacactggagagaaaccttatgaatgtaatcagtgtcgAAAGACATTCAGAAACAGAGAAAACTTgactgaacatcagagaatccacactggagagaaaccttatgtatgtagtcagtgtggaaaggcattcagaatgagacatatattcaCAAAACATCAGAGAATGCACTctggggagaaaccttatgaatgtaatcagtgtggaaagattTGCAAATGGAAGTCTGAGCTTGTTAGACATCAGAGCTCCCACACtggagaaaaagcttttgaatgtaatcagtgtggaaagtcTTTCAAATGGAAACCAAGTCTTGttagacatcagagaatccacactggagagaaaccttatcaatgtaatcagtgtggaaaggcatTCACAATTAGATACATGTTCATTGAACATCAGAGAACCCACTCTGGGGAGAAACCTCATGAATGTAACctgtgtggaaaggctttcatatGGAGGTCTGCCCTTTttagacatcagagaatccacactggagagaaaccttatgaatgtattcAGTGTGGAAAGACATTCACATACAAGACCAATCTTCTTAACCATCAGACTATCCAcgctggagagaaaccttatgaatgtaatcaatgtgggaaGACATTCAGAATGAGAAAGCTGTTCACTGAACATCAGAAAATCCATACAGGGGAGCGACCTCATGAATGTAATCAGTGCGCAAAGACTTTCATATCGAGGTCTACGCTTTttagacatcagagaatccacactggagagaaacctcatgaatgtaatcagtgtggaaagactttcatgacgAAGTCTGAGCTTTTTAAACATCAGAGagtccacactggagagaaaccttatgaatgtaatcagtgtggaaagacattCAGCAACAAAGAGAACTTGACTGAACATCAGAGAAACCACACTGGAGAGAGAGcttttgaatgtaatcattgtggaaagactttcacgtGGATGTCCAGGCTTGttagacatcagagaatccacactggggagaaaccttttgaatgtaataagtgtggaaagactttcacatggaAGTCCAGTCTTGTTAAACATCAgggaatccacactggagaaaaaccttatgaatgtaatcagtgtggaaaggcatTCAGAATCAGACAGGCATTCACTGCACATCAGACaatccacactggggagaaaccttatCAATGTAACCAGTGTGGAAAGGCATTCAGGATCAGACGGATGTTCAATGAACACCAGAGAATCCACTCTAGAGAAAAAATTCATGAATGTAaccagtgtggaaagactttcacatggaGGTCTCAGCTTGttacacatcagagaatccacactggagagaaaccttacgaatgtaatcattgtggaaagactttcatatCGAGATCTCAGCTTGttacacatcagagaatccacactggagagaaaccttatgaatgtattcAGTGTGGAAAGGCATTCACAATCAAGTCCAATCTTCTTAACCATCAGACtatccattctggagaaaaaccttatgaatgtaatcagtgtggaaagacattCAGAATCAGACAGAACTtcactgaacatcagagaatccacactggagagaaaccttttgaatgtaatcaatgtggaaagacttttgcATGGAAGTTCCTTCTTGttacacatcagagaatccacactggagagaaaccttatgaatgtgatcagtgtggaaagacttttgcATGGAAGTCCAGTCTTGTTAAACATCAGAGAACCCACACTGGAGAGAAAGTTTCTGAATGTAATTAG